One segment of Pleomorphomonas sp. PLEO DNA contains the following:
- a CDS encoding DUF1499 domain-containing protein translates to MSRLPPLPLPSARGAQPARFLASLAFMVMVVGIGSRHLDFISSATMYAAVIAGLLLGLAALAVVSVTVRDVWREGRRGASSAFGTLLLIIATFSPLIGGVAAYVAYPALDSVSTDTDDPPAAPAGFKQVALPIDLRAAPDDDAALQEDAYPELTTQAVDLSTVEAYALARQTIDDLGWTIRLAEEPDTEAASGRIEAEARSMLLGTQEDVVVRIRPGDGGSRIDVRSLSQVAMPDLGENARHVGDFLARFAEVSRRQAAN, encoded by the coding sequence ATGAGCCGCCTGCCGCCGCTGCCGCTGCCGTCGGCGCGCGGCGCCCAGCCTGCGCGCTTTCTAGCCAGCCTCGCCTTCATGGTGATGGTGGTGGGGATCGGTTCCCGCCACCTCGATTTCATATCGAGCGCCACCATGTACGCGGCCGTCATTGCCGGTCTCCTGTTGGGCTTGGCAGCGCTCGCCGTGGTTTCAGTGACGGTGCGCGATGTCTGGCGTGAGGGACGGCGTGGTGCGAGCAGTGCTTTCGGCACACTGCTTTTGATCATCGCCACCTTTTCGCCGTTGATCGGCGGCGTCGCCGCCTATGTCGCCTATCCCGCCCTGGACAGCGTGTCGACCGACACCGACGATCCACCGGCCGCTCCGGCCGGCTTTAAGCAGGTGGCGTTGCCAATCGACCTGCGCGCCGCGCCGGACGATGACGCGGCCTTGCAGGAAGATGCCTATCCAGAGCTGACGACGCAGGCGGTCGATCTGTCCACCGTCGAGGCTTATGCCCTTGCCCGACAGACCATCGATGATCTTGGCTGGACGATCAGGCTAGCCGAAGAGCCCGACACCGAGGCGGCAAGTGGCCGGATTGAAGCCGAAGCGCGGTCAATGCTGCTGGGCACCCAGGAGGATGTCGTCGTCCGTATTCGCCCCGGCGACGGCGGCAGCCGTATCGACGTCCGCTCTCTGAGCCAAGTGGCAATGCCCGACCTCGGCGAAAACGCTCGCCATGTCGGCGACTTCCTCGCCCGCTTCGCCGAGGTGTCGCGGCGGCAGGCGGCCAACTGA
- a CDS encoding MBL fold metallo-hydrolase, which yields MSIDPALDFMPAYGAAERVCVGVRRLTARNTGPLTFRGTNCYLLGDSEITVIDPGPDDDAHVADLLAVAGAPIRRVLVTHDHADHAGAARRLSELTGAEVVGSAPIPSRPFYRPDGILADDETVATEIGPLRVVATPGHAAGHICFDLAGSSLLFSGDHVMAWSTSVVVPPDGRMADYMASLDRLAGVGARSYLPGHGGQVIDGLARVSELKRHRQAREAAILRALDSGERTIEEIVSAVYIGLDPALTGAAALSVTAHTDWLEERRLVRKAEGRLSRC from the coding sequence ATGAGCATCGATCCCGCCTTGGATTTCATGCCCGCCTATGGCGCTGCCGAGCGAGTATGTGTGGGCGTCCGAAGGCTGACCGCCCGTAACACTGGACCACTGACCTTTCGCGGGACCAACTGTTATCTTCTTGGCGACAGCGAGATCACCGTGATCGATCCCGGTCCCGACGATGACGCCCACGTCGCCGATCTCTTGGCAGTGGCCGGCGCGCCGATCCGACGTGTCCTCGTTACCCACGATCATGCCGATCATGCTGGCGCTGCGCGGCGGCTATCGGAATTGACCGGTGCCGAAGTTGTGGGCTCGGCGCCAATCCCTTCGCGTCCGTTCTATCGACCCGACGGGATCCTTGCCGACGACGAGACTGTCGCGACGGAAATCGGCCCTCTCCGGGTTGTTGCAACGCCCGGTCACGCCGCCGGGCATATTTGTTTCGACCTTGCGGGTTCGAGCCTTCTGTTCTCGGGCGATCATGTCATGGCCTGGTCGACCAGCGTCGTGGTGCCGCCGGACGGTCGCATGGCGGATTATATGGCTTCCCTCGATCGCTTGGCCGGTGTCGGGGCGCGCAGCTATCTGCCAGGGCACGGCGGTCAGGTGATCGACGGTCTCGCCCGCGTCAGTGAGCTGAAGCGGCACCGACAGGCGCGCGAGGCGGCTATCCTGCGGGCTCTCGACAGCGGCGAACGGACCATCGAGGAGATTGTCTCGGCGGTTTACATCGGTCTCGACCCGGCATTGACCGGCGCGGCTGCGCTGTCGGTCACGGCCCATACCGATTGGCTCGAAGAACGGCGCCTCGTCAGAAAAGCAGAGGGCCGGCTGAGCCGGTGCTGA
- a CDS encoding MFS transporter: MSKTFTPLVSLLTGIGFLLCGNALLGTVIPLRGLYEHFTPVIIGLMGSSYNLGFVVGCLACPYLILRAGHIRAYSTLVSLAAATTLVHPMVVDPLIWIGARSITGFCLAGLYLIIESWLNDRATNDNRGLIMSVYIVVNFLTTTVGQLMVLLAPIQHFELFAAASLLVSLAVVPVALTTSAQPAPIAIVQFRPLRLLKIAPVGLAGTFMIGVANGAFWSLVTVFAIGRGLTADGAAIFLSIAVVGGALMQWPVGRLSDAHDRRLVLAGVIVLSAIASLLTVLLPLGSNGLFVMAFVLGTVVLTAYSVAAAHAYDRAEKSAYVEMATGVLLANGVGAVFGPLIASFAMESWGNDSLFVFMAAVELLLAAFIVLRWRIRPSRPDDPKEAYEMYATAPVGGAIPPEAPSPDDPILQTPVVPATEPKEPAEADSP, translated from the coding sequence TTGTCCAAGACCTTCACCCCGCTCGTCTCGCTGCTGACCGGCATCGGCTTCCTGTTGTGCGGCAACGCGCTGCTGGGCACGGTGATTCCGTTGCGTGGCCTCTACGAGCATTTCACGCCGGTCATCATCGGCCTTATGGGTTCGTCCTACAATCTCGGCTTCGTGGTCGGCTGCCTCGCCTGTCCCTACCTCATCCTGAGAGCCGGCCACATCCGGGCCTATTCGACGCTGGTGTCGCTGGCCGCTGCCACCACGCTCGTTCATCCGATGGTCGTCGACCCACTGATCTGGATCGGCGCGCGCTCCATCACCGGCTTCTGCCTTGCCGGTCTCTATCTGATCATTGAAAGCTGGCTCAACGACCGCGCAACCAACGACAATCGCGGCCTGATCATGAGCGTCTACATCGTCGTCAACTTCCTCACCACGACCGTTGGTCAGTTGATGGTGCTGCTGGCGCCCATTCAGCACTTCGAACTGTTCGCCGCCGCCTCGCTCTTGGTGTCGCTCGCCGTGGTGCCGGTGGCGCTGACCACGTCGGCGCAGCCGGCGCCGATCGCCATCGTCCAGTTTCGGCCGCTTCGCCTTTTGAAAATTGCGCCAGTCGGTCTCGCCGGCACCTTCATGATCGGCGTAGCCAACGGGGCCTTCTGGTCGCTGGTCACCGTCTTTGCCATCGGGCGTGGCTTGACGGCGGATGGCGCGGCGATTTTTCTCTCCATCGCCGTCGTCGGTGGTGCCCTGATGCAATGGCCGGTCGGCCGCCTGTCCGACGCCCACGACCGTCGCTTGGTGCTGGCCGGCGTGATTGTGCTGTCGGCCATCGCCAGCCTGCTCACCGTTCTGCTGCCGCTTGGCAGCAATGGCCTGTTCGTCATGGCCTTTGTGCTCGGCACCGTGGTGCTCACCGCCTATTCGGTGGCCGCCGCCCACGCTTACGATCGCGCCGAAAAATCCGCCTATGTCGAAATGGCGACCGGCGTGCTGCTCGCCAACGGCGTCGGCGCCGTGTTCGGACCGTTGATCGCCTCCTTCGCCATGGAGAGCTGGGGCAACGACTCGCTGTTTGTCTTCATGGCCGCGGTCGAGCTGTTGCTTGCCGCCTTCATCGTGCTGCGCTGGCGCATTCGTCCGTCACGTCCGGACGATCCCAAGGAAGCTTACGAAATGTACGCAACCGCGCCGGTCGGCGGCGCCATTCCACCGGAAGCTCCCTCGCCGGATGACCCCATCCTCCAGACGCCAGTCGTGCCGGCGACCGAGCCGAAGGAGCCCGCGGAAGCCGATTCTCCCTAG
- a CDS encoding TlyA family RNA methyltransferase: protein MARIRLDQLLVTRGLVDSRARARDAVLRGHVTVAGRPVDKPGLSVEEDIELSISDPAAAYVSRAALKLVAGLDHFGFDVDGRDCLDVGASTGGFTEVLLKRGAARVVALDVGHGQLHPRIADDPRVSNIEGLNARDLTSDDLPFRPDVIVSDVSFISLTLALPPSLVLARRPAVGVFLVKPQFEAGRQAIGKGGLVDEATGKAAAERIRAWLDGRDDWRVHDLISSPILGGDGNHEYLLGASLD, encoded by the coding sequence ATGGCAAGGATCCGTCTCGACCAGCTTCTCGTCACCCGTGGCCTCGTGGATAGCCGCGCTCGCGCCCGCGACGCCGTCTTGCGTGGCCACGTAACCGTTGCAGGACGGCCGGTCGACAAGCCGGGCCTTTCGGTCGAGGAGGATATTGAGCTTTCGATATCCGATCCGGCCGCCGCCTATGTGTCGCGCGCTGCTCTGAAACTCGTCGCAGGCCTCGACCATTTCGGCTTTGATGTCGACGGTCGCGACTGCCTTGATGTCGGCGCCTCCACCGGCGGCTTCACCGAGGTGCTGCTCAAACGCGGCGCCGCCCGCGTTGTCGCGCTGGACGTCGGCCATGGCCAACTCCATCCGCGCATTGCCGACGATCCGCGCGTCAGCAACATCGAGGGATTGAACGCCCGTGACCTCACGTCGGATGACCTGCCCTTTCGTCCCGACGTGATCGTCTCCGATGTTTCCTTCATCTCACTGACCCTGGCGCTTCCGCCGTCATTGGTGCTGGCGCGCCGGCCGGCCGTCGGCGTCTTTCTGGTCAAACCGCAGTTCGAGGCAGGCAGGCAGGCGATCGGCAAGGGAGGCCTCGTCGATGAGGCAACCGGCAAGGCCGCCGCTGAACGCATTCGCGCCTGGCTCGACGGCCGTGATGACTGGCGCGTCCACGACCTCATCTCCTCGCCCATCCTCGGCGGCGACGGCAACCACGAATATCTTCTCGGAGCGAGCCTTGACTGA
- a CDS encoding class I SAM-dependent RNA methyltransferase has translation MTELVIDRLGHRGDGVVLQPDGQQLFVPYTLPGETVDVDLQGGTGRLKGVLTPSADRIEPVCRHFGTCGGCTLQHMAPAPYADFKRRLVVDALADRGLAPEIGETRIVPPHSRRRATFAGIMAGRHPLVGFNERGSHRLVTIDECPVVRPQLLAALPALTALTGLIAPRKGGLDLTVTLTNGGLDVSVAGIAARDADRLRMQLIELATRFDLARLSAGGEAIVERRSVAINIDGVAVTPSPGGFLQVSEEAEAIMGELVTAAIPDKAKRVADLFSGVGTFALRLARKAEILAIEGEGGAVAALDQAARGMTGRHRITTEKRDLARRPLIEKELEKVDAVVFDPPRAGAAEQSQWLARSKVPTIVAVSCNPATLSRDLRILVDGGYRIESVTPVDQFLWSSHVEVVTVLRR, from the coding sequence TTGACTGAACTTGTGATCGACCGCCTCGGCCACCGCGGTGATGGTGTCGTGCTCCAGCCCGACGGGCAGCAGCTGTTCGTCCCCTACACGCTGCCCGGCGAAACCGTCGACGTCGATCTTCAGGGCGGCACGGGGCGACTCAAGGGGGTTCTAACGCCCTCAGCCGACCGAATTGAGCCGGTTTGCCGACACTTCGGCACCTGTGGCGGCTGCACGCTGCAGCATATGGCACCGGCGCCCTATGCCGATTTCAAGCGTCGGCTCGTCGTCGATGCTCTGGCCGACCGTGGCCTCGCCCCCGAGATCGGCGAGACGCGTATCGTTCCGCCTCACTCTCGGCGCCGCGCCACCTTCGCCGGCATCATGGCCGGCCGTCATCCGCTGGTCGGTTTTAACGAGCGAGGCAGTCACCGCCTGGTCACGATCGACGAATGTCCGGTGGTGAGGCCGCAGCTGCTTGCCGCGCTCCCGGCGCTGACGGCGCTGACTGGCCTCATCGCACCGAGAAAGGGCGGGCTCGACCTCACGGTAACGCTCACCAACGGCGGCCTCGACGTGTCGGTCGCCGGCATCGCGGCGCGCGATGCCGATCGGCTGCGCATGCAGCTTATCGAGCTCGCGACCCGTTTCGATCTTGCCCGCCTGTCAGCCGGTGGCGAGGCGATCGTCGAACGACGCTCCGTCGCGATCAACATTGATGGCGTAGCGGTAACGCCGTCCCCCGGTGGCTTCCTGCAGGTCTCGGAAGAGGCCGAAGCGATCATGGGCGAGTTGGTGACGGCCGCAATTCCGGACAAGGCAAAACGAGTTGCCGATCTCTTCTCGGGTGTTGGCACCTTCGCGTTGCGCCTTGCCCGAAAGGCCGAAATATTGGCGATCGAAGGCGAAGGTGGCGCAGTCGCAGCGCTCGACCAGGCGGCACGCGGCATGACCGGTCGCCATCGAATCACCACCGAGAAACGTGACCTCGCCCGCCGGCCACTGATCGAAAAGGAACTCGAGAAGGTCGACGCCGTGGTCTTCGACCCGCCCCGCGCCGGCGCTGCCGAGCAGAGCCAGTGGCTGGCGCGTTCGAAAGTACCGACCATCGTGGCCGTCTCCTGTAATCCGGCGACGCTTTCCCGCGATCTCAGGATATTGGTCGATGGCGGCTATCGCATCGAAAGCGTTACGCCGGTCGACCAGTTCCTCTGGTCGAGCCACGTCGAGGTGGTAACGGTATTGAGGCGCTGA
- the ald gene encoding alanine dehydrogenase, with translation MLVGTPKEIKDHEDRVGLVPSSVRELVAAGHKVIIEKNAGAGIGVADAAYVKAGATIVDGPDEIFAKADLVVKVKEPLAVERKKLREGQTLFTYLHLAPDPEQAEDLVKSGATCIAYETVTAANGSLPLLAPMSEVAGRMAPQVGAAALENAAGGKGILLGGVAGVAPAKVVILGAGVAGTNATHVALGMGADVTLVDNSIDALRRAIATFGVRIKTAHSNKDTVADLVIGADLVISTVLVPGAGTPKLISRELIAAMQKGSAFVDVAIDQGGASETSRATTHSDPTYIESGVVHYCVANMPGGVARTSTFALNNATLPFALALANKGWKQACKDDIHLAHGLNVHAGKITYKAVSDALGLAYLDQAKALA, from the coding sequence ATGCTCGTCGGTACACCCAAAGAAATCAAGGATCACGAGGACCGCGTTGGCCTCGTTCCGTCGTCTGTGCGCGAACTCGTCGCTGCCGGACACAAGGTTATCATCGAAAAGAACGCCGGCGCCGGCATCGGTGTGGCTGACGCCGCCTACGTCAAGGCCGGTGCCACCATCGTCGATGGCCCCGATGAAATCTTCGCCAAGGCCGACCTGGTCGTCAAGGTCAAGGAGCCGCTGGCCGTCGAGCGCAAGAAGCTGCGTGAAGGGCAAACGCTGTTCACCTATCTCCATCTTGCGCCCGACCCGGAGCAGGCCGAAGACCTGGTGAAATCCGGTGCGACCTGCATCGCCTACGAGACGGTGACGGCTGCCAACGGTTCGCTGCCGTTGCTTGCTCCCATGTCGGAAGTGGCTGGTCGCATGGCGCCGCAGGTTGGCGCCGCCGCGCTTGAAAACGCGGCCGGCGGTAAAGGCATCCTGCTCGGCGGTGTGGCTGGCGTGGCGCCGGCCAAGGTGGTGATCCTCGGCGCTGGTGTTGCCGGCACCAATGCCACCCACGTTGCCCTTGGCATGGGCGCCGACGTGACGCTGGTCGATAATTCGATCGACGCTCTGCGCCGTGCCATTGCCACCTTTGGCGTGCGCATCAAGACGGCCCATTCGAACAAGGATACCGTGGCCGACCTCGTCATCGGCGCCGATCTCGTCATATCCACGGTTCTGGTGCCGGGCGCGGGTACGCCGAAGCTGATCAGCCGCGAACTGATCGCAGCCATGCAGAAGGGCTCCGCCTTCGTCGACGTCGCCATCGACCAGGGCGGCGCCTCGGAAACGTCGCGCGCCACCACGCACTCCGACCCGACCTATATCGAAAGCGGCGTCGTCCACTATTGCGTCGCCAACATGCCTGGCGGCGTCGCTCGCACCTCGACCTTCGCCCTCAACAACGCCACGCTGCCTTTCGCGCTGGCGCTGGCCAACAAGGGCTGGAAGCAGGCCTGCAAGGACGACATCCACCTTGCCCATGGCCTCAACGTCCATGCCGGCAAGATCACTTACAAGGCGGTGAGTGACGCCCTCGGCCTCGCCTACCTTGATCAGGCCAAGGCGCTGGCCTGA
- a CDS encoding Lrp/AsnC family transcriptional regulator has protein sequence MRLDVTDRAILTALQDNARPTNAELADRVHLSASACLRRTRLLEESGLIARFVAILDPRIAGVPGTAYVSVTLDSQGRASLDKFEAAVRVIPEITECYLLAGQHDYLLRVVYRDAADLERIHSEILTPLPGVVRVQSQLTLRTVKRSTKLPI, from the coding sequence ATGCGCCTCGACGTGACGGATCGTGCGATCCTGACCGCCTTGCAAGACAATGCCCGACCGACCAATGCCGAGCTTGCGGATCGGGTGCACCTCTCAGCCTCGGCCTGCTTGAGGCGCACGCGCCTTCTCGAGGAAAGCGGCCTTATCGCCCGCTTTGTCGCCATTTTGGACCCGCGAATAGCCGGCGTACCCGGCACCGCCTATGTTTCCGTGACGCTCGACAGCCAGGGACGCGCCTCGCTCGACAAGTTCGAGGCCGCGGTCCGCGTGATACCGGAGATCACCGAATGCTATCTGCTGGCCGGTCAGCACGACTATCTGCTGCGCGTCGTCTATCGCGACGCCGCCGACCTCGAGCGCATCCACAGCGAGATACTGACACCCCTGCCCGGCGTCGTGCGCGTTCAATCGCAGCTGACGCTCCGAACCGTGAAACGCTCCACCAAGCTGCCGATCTGA